The proteins below are encoded in one region of Haematospirillum jordaniae:
- a CDS encoding Wzt carbohydrate-binding domain-containing protein gives MLLSKGQKVMQGEIEDVVSFYMRQLHGLGEKSQSDISDRAPLVNLEKADGWDGERLHTILQWVETCDGDGNPTRMFKTGDSMCIRIGYQLNQKIEVGYFTIFFIDDLGDRVQVIYSLHDDAKIDIGNSGVIECRIDDLRLVSGEYSLTLDFGCIVDGHLKSLDCIPDATQVRIDLGGYLGPLGLRPNQGTLAQRSRWCQIDKRV, from the coding sequence ATGCTTTTGTCAAAAGGACAAAAAGTGATGCAAGGGGAAATTGAGGATGTGGTCTCCTTCTACATGCGCCAGCTGCATGGCTTGGGCGAGAAATCGCAATCAGATATTTCGGACCGTGCGCCGCTGGTGAATCTCGAGAAAGCAGATGGCTGGGATGGCGAAAGGCTACACACTATCCTGCAATGGGTAGAGACCTGCGATGGAGACGGCAATCCAACCAGAATGTTCAAGACCGGTGATTCGATGTGCATACGCATCGGATACCAACTCAATCAAAAAATAGAAGTCGGTTATTTCACGATTTTCTTTATCGATGATTTGGGCGATCGTGTTCAGGTCATATATAGCTTGCACGATGATGCGAAGATTGACATTGGTAATAGTGGCGTCATCGAATGCAGAATCGACGACCTGCGCCTGGTCAGTGGTGAATACAGCTTGACACTGGACTTCGGGTGCATCGTCGACGGCCATCTCAAGTCTCTTGACTGCATTCCCGATGCGACTCAGGTGCGCATTGATCTTGGGGGCTATCTTGGCCCCCTAGGCTTGCGGCCAAATCAGGGAACATTGGCGCAACGTAGCCGATGGTGTCAGATTGATAAACGTGTGTGA
- a CDS encoding ABC transporter permease, with product MDEIRVIERQKHFGFGIMEAARRLELLVMLSQRQIASRYRQMLLGVFWAALEPLGQLLMLTLVFGFLLKVDTGGYPYPLFAFAGLTAWWLFSRNLLAVAGCLQDNMGLISKVYFPRLILALAASVKEIFDIAIMLVLLLVVAVIYGYAPGAKVLVLIPLLLFAGLLSLGLGLWLASLMVRFRDVRPMLGLILQAGMYASPILYSPALVPERLQFYYQLNPMYWVIELSRWGLLDKAVTITPSFYWSLLISIGVIASGLLVFSATEKMAVDVQ from the coding sequence ATGGACGAAATACGCGTCATCGAGCGGCAAAAGCATTTCGGCTTCGGGATCATGGAGGCCGCTCGTCGCTTGGAACTACTCGTGATGCTCTCACAGCGTCAGATTGCATCTCGCTATCGCCAAATGCTGCTGGGAGTGTTCTGGGCTGCACTGGAGCCGCTAGGCCAATTGCTCATGCTCACCTTGGTTTTTGGCTTTCTGCTCAAGGTCGACACCGGAGGTTACCCATACCCATTATTCGCCTTTGCCGGGTTGACCGCCTGGTGGCTGTTTAGCCGCAATTTGCTGGCAGTGGCTGGGTGCCTCCAGGACAATATGGGGCTCATTTCAAAAGTCTATTTCCCGCGTCTGATACTAGCCTTGGCGGCGAGCGTAAAAGAGATATTCGACATCGCTATCATGCTCGTGCTTCTGTTGGTGGTGGCTGTCATCTATGGCTACGCTCCCGGTGCCAAGGTGCTCGTACTGATTCCGCTGTTGCTGTTTGCAGGCTTACTCAGTTTAGGCCTTGGGTTGTGGTTGGCCAGCCTGATGGTTCGCTTCCGTGATGTTCGCCCCATGCTTGGACTCATCTTGCAGGCTGGTATGTACGCAAGCCCCATCCTTTACTCGCCTGCGTTGGTCCCTGAGCGGCTTCAGTTCTATTACCAACTTAACCCGATGTACTGGGTGATTGAGCTCTCGCGTTGGGGGCTGCTGGACAAGGCCGTGACGATCACACCATCGTTCTACTGGTCTTTGTTGATTTCCATCGGGGTCATAGCCAGCGGTTTGCTGGTGTTCTCCGCCACAGAAAAAATGGCTGTCGATGTCCAATAA
- a CDS encoding NAD-dependent epimerase/dehydratase family protein, translating to MTAYNDLLDKLPCSPKTWLVTGVAGFIGCNLLERLLTLDQQVVGLDNFATGHRHNLEQIRSAVTPEQWTRFSFMEGDIRNLADCRKACAGVDYVLHQAALGSVPRSLEDPITTNQANIDGFLNMLVAARDAKVARFVYAASSSTYGDHPGLPKVEDRIGKPLSPYAVTKLVNEQYADVFARAYGFKAIGLRYFNIFGAHQDPDGAYAAVVPKWTAAMIANEPVWINGDGETSRDFCYIANTVQAKLLAATVKNDEATNQVYNVAVGDRTTLNDLFEAIRVTLAPRFPHLKDCKPQYRDFRSCDVHHFLADITNARTLLGYEPSHRIREGLVEAMDWYVSNIAAVSASEVVL from the coding sequence ATGACTGCATATAACGACCTCCTCGACAAACTGCCCTGCAGCCCAAAGACCTGGCTCGTCACCGGCGTGGCCGGCTTCATTGGCTGCAACCTGCTGGAACGCCTGCTCACTCTCGATCAACAAGTGGTTGGCCTAGATAATTTTGCCACCGGACACCGCCACAACCTGGAGCAAATCCGTTCGGCTGTGACGCCTGAGCAGTGGACGCGTTTCTCCTTCATGGAAGGGGATATCCGCAACCTGGCAGACTGCCGCAAGGCCTGTGCGGGTGTGGATTACGTCCTGCACCAAGCCGCCCTGGGCTCGGTGCCACGCTCCCTGGAAGACCCGATTACTACCAACCAGGCCAACATCGATGGCTTCCTAAACATGCTGGTGGCAGCCCGCGATGCGAAAGTGGCCCGTTTTGTCTATGCCGCTTCCAGCTCAACCTATGGCGACCATCCCGGCCTGCCCAAGGTCGAAGACCGCATCGGCAAGCCCCTGTCACCCTACGCAGTGACCAAACTGGTCAACGAGCAGTATGCTGACGTGTTCGCCCGGGCCTATGGCTTCAAAGCGATTGGTCTTCGCTACTTCAATATTTTCGGTGCGCATCAGGATCCCGACGGCGCCTATGCTGCCGTGGTGCCCAAATGGACGGCGGCGATGATAGCCAATGAGCCGGTATGGATTAACGGCGATGGCGAGACCAGCCGCGATTTTTGCTACATCGCAAACACCGTCCAGGCCAAGCTGCTGGCGGCTACGGTGAAAAACGACGAGGCGACCAATCAGGTTTACAACGTGGCGGTCGGTGACCGCACTACCCTGAACGACTTGTTCGAAGCCATCCGTGTCACGCTGGCACCCCGATTTCCGCATTTGAAGGACTGCAAGCCACAATATAGGGACTTCCGTTCCTGCGACGTGCATCACTTTCTCGCAGATATCACCAATGCGCGAACCCTGCTGGGCTATGAGCCGAGCCATCGTATCCGGGAAGGACTGGTTGAGGCCATGGATTGGTACGTCAGTAATATCGCCGCAGTGTCGGCCAGCGAGGTCGTGTTGTGA
- a CDS encoding nucleotide sugar dehydrogenase — MNLVSETTVVAVVGLGYVGLPLAVEFGKKFRTIGYDLSKAKIASYLSCCDPTGEVSSENLRAANLLEFTTDPSRIASADFVIVAVPTPVDNAHIPDFSPLVGSSTTVGEHIKKGAIVVYESTVYPGATEEVCIPLLEKHSGMKWMQDFHVGYSPERANPGDKERTITKIVKVVSGDDATTLKAVGDLYESVITAGVHRASSIKVAEAAKVIENTQRDLNIALMNELALIFDRIGIDTLEVLQAAGTKWNFLPFRPGLVGGHCIGVDPYYLTHKAEMLGYHPQVILAGRRINDGMAAWVAQQTVKGMISNGSAVKGAKVIVLGLTFKEDCPDLRNSKVADLVQELQSFGCDVSVHDPVAENHEAEHEYGISLISWDKLPAQADAIVAAVSHRQYKEMPLADMLAKLKKGGVFADVKSAYDPVAIRASGATLWRV, encoded by the coding sequence GTGAATTTAGTTTCTGAAACTACTGTAGTGGCGGTAGTTGGTCTTGGCTATGTCGGCCTTCCTCTCGCGGTTGAATTTGGGAAAAAATTCCGCACGATTGGATATGACCTATCCAAAGCCAAGATTGCCAGTTACTTAAGTTGTTGCGACCCCACAGGGGAGGTGAGCAGCGAAAACCTCAGGGCGGCGAATCTGCTCGAATTTACAACCGACCCAAGCCGTATCGCCAGCGCTGACTTTGTAATCGTCGCTGTTCCCACGCCAGTAGATAATGCCCACATACCTGACTTCTCTCCGCTAGTGGGCTCCTCCACAACTGTAGGCGAGCACATTAAAAAAGGCGCCATCGTGGTGTACGAGTCCACTGTCTATCCCGGCGCTACCGAGGAGGTCTGCATACCTTTACTGGAAAAGCATTCAGGTATGAAGTGGATGCAGGACTTCCATGTTGGCTACTCCCCGGAACGGGCGAATCCGGGCGACAAGGAACGGACTATCACCAAAATCGTGAAGGTAGTGTCTGGCGATGATGCGACCACTCTCAAAGCCGTGGGCGACCTGTATGAATCCGTGATCACCGCCGGTGTGCATCGCGCCAGCAGCATCAAGGTCGCTGAAGCCGCCAAAGTCATCGAGAACACCCAGCGTGACCTGAACATTGCACTCATGAACGAGCTGGCACTGATCTTCGACCGCATCGGCATTGACACCCTAGAAGTCCTGCAGGCCGCCGGCACCAAGTGGAATTTCCTGCCATTCCGCCCGGGCTTGGTGGGCGGCCACTGCATCGGCGTGGATCCTTACTACCTTACGCATAAGGCCGAAATGCTTGGCTACCATCCGCAAGTAATTCTCGCCGGCCGGCGCATTAACGATGGCATGGCGGCTTGGGTAGCACAGCAAACAGTGAAAGGTATGATCAGCAATGGCAGTGCGGTCAAGGGTGCCAAGGTTATCGTTCTTGGACTCACCTTCAAGGAGGATTGCCCTGACCTGCGCAACTCAAAGGTGGCGGATCTGGTTCAGGAGTTGCAATCCTTCGGCTGCGATGTATCGGTACATGATCCCGTTGCAGAGAATCATGAGGCCGAACACGAGTATGGCATCAGCCTTATCTCTTGGGACAAGCTGCCGGCGCAGGCCGACGCCATCGTTGCGGCCGTATCGCACCGCCAATACAAGGAGATGCCCTTGGCTGACATGCTTGCCAAGCTCAAGAAGGGTGGTGTCTTTGCCGACGTGAAGTCGGCCTACGATCCGGTTGCCATCCGCGCTTCCGGCGCTACCTTGTGGCGGGTGTAA